From a single Sus scrofa isolate TJ Tabasco breed Duroc chromosome 13, Sscrofa11.1, whole genome shotgun sequence genomic region:
- the ALG3 gene encoding dol-P-Man:Man(5)GlcNAc(2)-PP-Dol alpha-1,3-mannosyltransferase isoform X1, with amino-acid sequence MAGVAQVLSSRKDWHSVHSIGETDIEEVNFGVNKDSDNSSLRSVRWDMQRGKRNPNTQGSGFRGSGPTGAVHHQDGGEPAETRPGRSRSPGGGTVRAMAAARLARAAPTTAGATLHAAGGRLPLLGGDTEIDWKAYMAEVEGVINGTYDYTQLQGDTGPLVYPAGFVYIFMGLYYATGRGTDIRTAQHIFAVLYLATLLLVFLIYHQTCKVPPFVFFFMCCASYRVHSIFVLRLFNDPVAMALLFLSINLLLAQRWGWGCCCFSLAVSVKMNVLLFAPGLLFLLLTQFGLRGALPKLGICAVLQVVLGLPFLLENPIGYLSRSFDLGRQFLFRWTVNWRFLPEALFLHRAFHLALLTAHLTLLLLFTLCRWHRTGESILSLLKDPSKRKVPPQPLTPNQIVSTLFTSNFIGICFSRSLHYQFYVWYFHTLPYLLWATPARWLTHLLRLLVLGLIELSWNTYPSTSCSSAALHVCHAVILLQLWLGPQPFPKTIQHSKKAH; translated from the exons ATGGCGGGAGTAGCACAGGTCTTATCCTCCAGGAAAGACTGGCAT AGTGTGCACTCCATAGGGGAGACAGATATAGAAGAAGTGAATTTTGGAGTAAATAAGGACTCTGACAACTCCAGCCTACGCTCAGTCCGTTGGGACATGCAGCGCGGGAAGCGGAACCCAAATACCCAAGGATCGGGCTTCCGAGGTAGCGGGCCCACAGGAGCGGTGCACCATCAAGATGGCGGCGAGCCTGCGGAAACGCGGCCGGGCAGGTCCCGCAGCCCTGGCGGCGGGACAGTGCGGGCAATGGCTGCGGCGCGCCTGGCAAGAGCGGCGCCTACTACTGCTGGAGCCACGCTACACGCTGCTGGTGGCCGCCTGCCTCTGCTTGGCGGAG ATACAGAGATTGACTGGAAGGCCTACATGGCTGAGGTGGAGGGCGTCATCAATGGCACCTATGACTATACTCAACTGCAGGGCGACACTGGACCTCTTGT GTACCCAGCCGGCTTTGTGTATATCTTTATGGGGCTATACTATGCTACGGGCCGGGGCACTGACATCCGCACGGCCCAGCACATCTTTGCTGTGCTCTACCTGGCCACCTTGCTGCTTGTCTTCTTGATTTACCACCAGACCTGCAAG GTACCTCCCTTCGTCTTTTTCTTCATGTGCTGTGCCTCTTACCGTGTCCACTCCATCTTCGTGCTGCGGCTCTTCAACGACCCAGTGGCCATGGCACTGCTCTTCCTCAGTATCAACCTCCTGCTGGCCCagcgctggggctggggctgctgctgttTCAG CCTGGCGGTGTCTGTGAAGATGAACGTGCTACTCTTTGCCCCTGGGTTACTGTTCCTTCTCCTCACACAATTCGGCCTCCGTGGGGCCCTCCCCAAGCTGGGCATCTGTGCTGTCCTTCAG GTGGTGCTGGGGCTACCCTTCCTGCTGGAGAACCCCATCGGCTACCTGTCCCGCTCGTTTGACCTTGGCCGCCAGTTTCTCTTCCGCTGGACCGTGAACTGGCGTTTCCTCCCCGAAGCGCTTTTCCTGCATCGTGCCTTCCACCTGGCACTTTTGACTGCCCACCTCACCCTGCTGTTGCTCTTTACCCTCTGCAGGTGGCACAG GACAGGGGAAAGTATCCTGTCGCTGCTGAAGGATCCCTCCAAAAGGAAGGTTCCACCCCAACCCCTCACTCCCAATC AGATTGTTTCTACCCTCTTCACCTCCAACTTCATTGGCATCTGCTTCAGCCGGTCGCTTCACTACCAGTTCTACGTCTGGTATTTCCACACACTGCCCTACCTCCTGTGGGCCACGCCTGCACGCTGGCTCACACATCTGCTCAG GTTGCTGGTGCTGGGGCTCATTGAGCTCTCCTGGAACACATACCCATCCACGTCCTGCAGCTCTGCTGCCCTGCACGTGTGCCATGCTGTCatcctgctgcagctctggctgggCCCCCAGCCTTTCCCCAAGACCATCCAGCACAGCAAGAAAGCCCACTGA
- the ALG3 gene encoding dol-P-Man:Man(5)GlcNAc(2)-PP-Dol alpha-1,3-mannosyltransferase isoform X2 — protein sequence MAASLRKRGRAGPAALAAGQCGQWLRRAWQERRLLLLEPRYTLLVAACLCLAEVGITFWVIHRVAYTEIDWKAYMAEVEGVINGTYDYTQLQGDTGPLVYPAGFVYIFMGLYYATGRGTDIRTAQHIFAVLYLATLLLVFLIYHQTCKVPPFVFFFMCCASYRVHSIFVLRLFNDPVAMALLFLSINLLLAQRWGWGCCCFSLAVSVKMNVLLFAPGLLFLLLTQFGLRGALPKLGICAVLQVVLGLPFLLENPIGYLSRSFDLGRQFLFRWTVNWRFLPEALFLHRAFHLALLTAHLTLLLLFTLCRWHRTGESILSLLKDPSKRKVPPQPLTPNQIVSTLFTSNFIGICFSRSLHYQFYVWYFHTLPYLLWATPARWLTHLLRLLVLGLIELSWNTYPSTSCSSAALHVCHAVILLQLWLGPQPFPKTIQHSKKAH from the exons ATGGCGGCGAGCCTGCGGAAACGCGGCCGGGCAGGTCCCGCAGCCCTGGCGGCGGGACAGTGCGGGCAATGGCTGCGGCGCGCCTGGCAAGAGCGGCGCCTACTACTGCTGGAGCCACGCTACACGCTGCTGGTGGCCGCCTGCCTCTGCTTGGCGGAGGTGGGCATCACCTTCTGGGTCATTCACAGGGTGGCAT ATACAGAGATTGACTGGAAGGCCTACATGGCTGAGGTGGAGGGCGTCATCAATGGCACCTATGACTATACTCAACTGCAGGGCGACACTGGACCTCTTGT GTACCCAGCCGGCTTTGTGTATATCTTTATGGGGCTATACTATGCTACGGGCCGGGGCACTGACATCCGCACGGCCCAGCACATCTTTGCTGTGCTCTACCTGGCCACCTTGCTGCTTGTCTTCTTGATTTACCACCAGACCTGCAAG GTACCTCCCTTCGTCTTTTTCTTCATGTGCTGTGCCTCTTACCGTGTCCACTCCATCTTCGTGCTGCGGCTCTTCAACGACCCAGTGGCCATGGCACTGCTCTTCCTCAGTATCAACCTCCTGCTGGCCCagcgctggggctggggctgctgctgttTCAG CCTGGCGGTGTCTGTGAAGATGAACGTGCTACTCTTTGCCCCTGGGTTACTGTTCCTTCTCCTCACACAATTCGGCCTCCGTGGGGCCCTCCCCAAGCTGGGCATCTGTGCTGTCCTTCAG GTGGTGCTGGGGCTACCCTTCCTGCTGGAGAACCCCATCGGCTACCTGTCCCGCTCGTTTGACCTTGGCCGCCAGTTTCTCTTCCGCTGGACCGTGAACTGGCGTTTCCTCCCCGAAGCGCTTTTCCTGCATCGTGCCTTCCACCTGGCACTTTTGACTGCCCACCTCACCCTGCTGTTGCTCTTTACCCTCTGCAGGTGGCACAG GACAGGGGAAAGTATCCTGTCGCTGCTGAAGGATCCCTCCAAAAGGAAGGTTCCACCCCAACCCCTCACTCCCAATC AGATTGTTTCTACCCTCTTCACCTCCAACTTCATTGGCATCTGCTTCAGCCGGTCGCTTCACTACCAGTTCTACGTCTGGTATTTCCACACACTGCCCTACCTCCTGTGGGCCACGCCTGCACGCTGGCTCACACATCTGCTCAG GTTGCTGGTGCTGGGGCTCATTGAGCTCTCCTGGAACACATACCCATCCACGTCCTGCAGCTCTGCTGCCCTGCACGTGTGCCATGCTGTCatcctgctgcagctctggctgggCCCCCAGCCTTTCCCCAAGACCATCCAGCACAGCAAGAAAGCCCACTGA